CCTAAGTGGAACCCGCTCAAGCTTTGGAACACATAAATACCGCCTGTGGCATCCTGCAAATAGAAAGCTTGTCCGCCAAAAGCTCCCGGTTCTGTCGTGACGACACCTTCCACCGTTACCACAGTGCCTGCTGTTTTCACGCGAGCATCCGAGATAGCAATTTTGGCCGGGATCGGATTCTGCTCTTCCGGTAAAGGCTCGGCAGGCACATTTCCGATGCTTACGCCTTCTGTTTTTAAGTTTGTGCCGTTTTGGCGCAGGCGCAGGTTCGCTGCTGCTGCTGTACCCGGCTTAATTCGAACGGTCAAATCCTTGTACGCATGCCCGTTGATATCCGAGGTCAAGCTGAAAGTCGAACTGTAGCCGTAGGCAGTCGGCCATGTGCCGTCCGCATTTTGCACCATCGCCACTTGCGCGCCTCCGGTTACCAGATAAATGCCTGCGCTGAAGCCCGATACGGTCGTTGCGGCAGGCAAGTTATCAATGACCACACGGACTTGGAAGTCCTGGGCATTAGGCAGTGTCGCTTGGTGCACGAAGCTGTATGCAGCGCTTGCGGTGGCCGTCGGTCCGCCATACGAGCCTGCTTTGAACGTGCTGCGATCATACCACTTGTAGCCTGCATTTGGTGCCGCCCAAGGCTCCGGCTGCGGCTCAGTCGAAGCTGCGGGAGCTTCAAACGGCAGCAAGGCTGTCGGTTGGTCGAGCTGCAAGCCGCTCACTTCAGTGAAGCTCGTGTAGCTTTCTTTCTTCGAAAGCCAGTTCACCATATTGACGAGCAATATACCGTCATTCACCTCTTTAAAACCATCATAGGTCGTTTTCTTCGCGCCTGTGTCTTCACGCAAATATTTCGGTGTAGCATCTTCAACCGGTGAGGAATCTCCAATGAAGGCAGCCTTCCCTGCGCCAGCTTTGGACACTGCTACATAGGGACCTTCTGCGATTCCGCCTCCATTATAAACACCTTGATCGACCGCATTCGCCCAAGCTGCATTTGTTTGCGGCAAGTATACGATCCCTTTGGCCTTGGTTGGATCAATGATTGCGAGCGTTGAGCCAGCATGCATCGCAACCTTGGAAACGCCCGTCGTTATGCCGAAGGCTTGTTCTGGTGCTACAATTTGATTCGCATCAATATCGCCTAGAGCGTTGTAGCGGAAACGCAAACCGAACTGTGTAGCGAGCCAATCCGAGCTGGCCACATCCTGCATAGCGGGTGAAGCGATCTCTTCCGGGCTCATGCCGCTAGCCGGGTTCGTCCATGCTCCGCGACGGTAGCCGTTGAATACTTCTGAACCGTCCCAACGGTTCTTATTGCGGTCTGCATTGTAATGATCTCCGATGAAGAAAATGCTTCCGCCGCCTTGTACATATTGGGCAAGTGCAGCTTGTTCACTTGTTTTGTAAGGGACATTCGATTCCGCAACGACGAATACATCATAGCCGCTTAAATCGCTTAATGTGAGTGGTGTTGTTTTACGAAGCTCTTTGACATAATAACCATCGTTCGCCAAAGCATTGGCAAAATCCGAAAAGGCCCCGTCAATGACCCAATCCGCTGCACCAGCGGTTTGTTCATGCGTGTTGTCGAACAGCACTTTCTTGCCGGCGTTTTGATTTACTACTTTTGCTTCAATGAAAGGAGCCGGATCACTGGGTCCTTCCGCCATTACAACCTGCAATGGACTTGTAATCAAAGCTTGGAACGGTAATGCTACGGACAAAGCGAGTACTGATTTAACTAATTTTGCTTTCCATCTTGGCAACCTACTCAATACGATTCCTCCTTAGCGTGGGCTGAGTCAAAAACTGAGATAAGACTTTAACGATAGACAAGCCGTGTGACGCCCTTTATTTTACCATGGTTCAAAAAGGAACAGTGAGTTTTTTTTGTAAAGATAAGGAAATTCGTGAAGAATGCCAATTGTTATGCGACCTTGGAAGGCATCCTCGAAAAAGTCTCCATCCGCGTCGAACCCGGTTCGGCCAGTTCGTCGACTGTGAAAAGCGACGCGACGTTTACGCGGTCTAGATTCTAATGCGAAAAGAGGCTGTCCCATAAGTCAATTTAATGACTTAAGGGCAGCCTCTTTCTTTCAATGATATTGCACTACATGGAAAAGCTACCGTTAATTTAGGTATTTTTGCATGAAAACCCGGTTTACATGGAAAATCTCCCGTTATTTCTGATAATTGCTCGCCGAATAGCGATTTCCCGCTAAATTAGCGGTAGATTTTCCAGTTAGATGACCGTGTAGAATTAGTAAAGCCAAAATAGCAGGAGAAATTCCTGTTAGCTTTCACTCCAAATCTAACCTTTTGAGTCAGCCTCTTTTACTTTGGGCGGGGCGTGGCCGAAATTATGATTTCATTGGATTTACTCCAATCAAATCTGGCTTAGCGGCCGCCTTGTCTTGGCGACAAGGAACGCGCGTCCCGATCACGCGGATCGTAGATCCGTTATTTGTGTCTAAACCGCCTCAATCCCCTTGCTCTTCTTCAGGCCTACCCTCAGCTAGGCTGAACGCCCTTCGACTGGCCGCGGAAGGCGTTGGGCACAAAGCCGGTATGGGCTTTGAACAGTTTGCCGAAGTAGTTTTTATTTTCGTAGCCGAGCATGTCGGAAATCTGCTCGACTGTTTTATCGGTGATTTCGAGCAGTTCTTTGGCTTTCTCCATTTTCATCCGGGTTACGTATTCGATGAAATTCTCGCCGGTTTCCTTCTTGAATAGGCGGCTGAGATAACTCGGATGCAGATGCAGGTGGGCAGCGGCATCCTCGAGGGAGACCTTCGTATGCAAGTTGTGATAGACGAAGCGCTGACACTCCAGAATTTCACGATTGTGAGATTCGCGGTACACTTGTCCGGCCCATTGAATGGCTTGTTGGAGGTAATCTTTCAGCCACAGCTCGAGCTCACGGATCGAGGACAATTCATGTACATCATGATGCAGCAGCTCCGATGAGAATGTAGACTGGTAATGCTGCAGCGACTTCAGCCGCATCCGCACGTCGAGGATCATTTTGAGCAGCCACTCCTTGACCTCCATCGGACGAAACCGGTGATACTGGATGAAATCAATCCATTTGGATACATGCACATCAATTAAATCCAGCCGTTCATCGAACACAACGCTCCGAAACTCATCCAAGGTTGCAGCGTACTGCGCCAGCAATAATCCCCCGTCGCCGAAGCCTTCTCTGATGCTTTCCAGGGACAGCACGGTGGATTCAGGTAAATAAAACCGCATCGTTTTGACTTCGGCCATTCGGATTAACTGATCTTTCAAAGAACGCGGGTCTTTGGCCGGTTTTCCCGTCAGGAAGGAGAAAGACATCTTCACATACTGCTGCAAGCAGCCTTGCAAGTGCCTTAATGTTTGTTCAACTTTCTGGCTATTGTTCACATGCAGATTGGCGTAGTGGGGGAACAGGATAATAATTTCGCCGGTATCATACGTGAAAAGAGCGGTATCCTTCTGATCGACCAACAGTTCCTCAACAATATTCTCGATCGTATATTCAAAAAGATCCTTGGATTGAAAGCGATGATCCGCTTCTTTCAAGCGGTTCACGTAGCCATATACGGGCAGCACCCCCTGCTGACCCAAATGAATGCCAAAACTATCCGCCTTAAGGCTCCACTCTTCAGAGTCAAACAGCGGCTCGTTCACCGTACTGCGGATAAAATGACGCTTGGACGAACTGCGGTTCAAAGCGACTTCCTTTTCGAGCTTTTGGCTCTTGGAAAGCTGCCCGATTTCGACGTCCAACTGATCTTTGAGTCTCTTGAGCATCTCGGAAATGTTGGTGACATTCATCGTTTCTTTCAGTACATATTCACTCACCGATAGTTTCACGGCTGCTTGCGCATAGTGAAAATCATCGTGGCAGGAAAGGATAACAGCCTTGACGTGGGGATGTGCTTCCCGTATGCCGCCAATGAGTTCCAGCCCATTGATATCAGGCATACCAATGTCACTAATCAGCACATCCAATTTGCCTCCCCGGCCGGCAGCAAGCGCATCTAATGGATTCTCATAGGCACCCGCCAGATGAAATCCAAGCTTTTTCCACTCAATTGCTGAACTTAGGAATTCAAGCACCGGTAAATCGTCGTCCACAATTATGACTTCGTACATGTTAGCCCTCCGTTCGCGCCTGTTGTGGGAAGCGCAGCATAATCTGCGTTCCTTGGCCTTGCTCGCTGATGATTTCATAATCGAATTGATGGCCATAAATCAACCGCAACCGTTCAAATACATTATGGAGACCGATGCCCGACAAGGCTGGGCTAGTCGCGTCTTCCACCTGCTGGATGGGACCCAAATAATTGCGCAGCGCAGCCAACCGCTCTGGCGGCATGCCAAGCCCCGAGTCTCTTACTTCGACCTGCAGCCTGCCATCCTCGCAAATTCGGGAAGCTATGGTGATTTCGCCCGATTTGCTTTTTAATCCATGGATATAAGCATTTTCAATAAGCGGCTGCAGCATGAATCGGGGGATTTCAATAAACAGCGTGTCGGAAGCAGCTGAAATCCGCAAGTTCACTCGATCCCCGTGCCGCGAGTTAAGCAGTTTGACATAGTGCTCGTTAATCTCGATCTCCTCATGCAGGGGAATATAAGCGTTATTCCGATTGATCGTCATTCGCAGAAGCGAGGATAACGAGCTGATCAGCTCCGCATTCTCGGAATCCCCTTTCATCATGATTTTCAAACGGATCGAATTGAGCACATTAAACAGGAAGTGTGGATTAATTTGCGCCTGCAGCATCGCGAGTTCCGCTTCCCGCTTCAACTCTTGCTCGTGGCGATTTTCAACAATCATATCCTCAATGCGGTCAATCATACGATCGAACACATAGCCCAGACGACCAACCTCATCGCCTCCGCTAATATTGGAGCGCTCCCCAAGCTGACCGGATTCGATCCGGACGACCGTTTGGACAAGCCGCGCAATCGGTTTGGTCAGAGCACGCACCATATAGAGCAGAATGACGGCAAATAAAAGTAAAAAGAAGATCTGAATGAAGAAATCCGTCTTGCGGAATGACTCAATTCTATGAGCCGCCGTCTTATAAGGGCTCATGCTCACAAGCCGCCAATCCGGCGTAACTTGATTGCTGAGCAGAATATAATCTTCCCCGGCAACCTTCACGAAAGAAGAACCATCCTCCGGAGGAAGCTGATTCTGATAAGCGAATTGCGTGCCGATCTTATCCGAGTCCTTATCGACGATGATGCGCCCATTTTGGTCAATGATGACCATGGATTCATTATTTTTATACTGATCAAACAACTGCTGGAGCGTGTTCATTTCCAATCCGACAACGACATACCCATAGGTGACGTCGTTCTTGCGAATCGGCTTGGCGGCTGCCAGCAAATAGGGCTGACTTGTCGTGCGGCTGTAATTGGGCTCAGCGCCAATCCACTTCACGTTATACCCGGAAATTTGCTCGACCGCGCTAAACCAATCTTTTTTCAGAAAGTCATTGGGATTAAAGGTAAAAGTTGAGTAAGAAGCCACATAATCATGATTGGGAAGCAGCAAGGTCACATTGAGATTGCCAAAAGTATCGATAACCGTGGTAATGCGCTTAATGATTGTTTGTTTATACTGCAGCACATCGCCTTGGTCCGTTTCGGCGTCCGCTCTGCCCAGTTCTCGAATCGAAGGCTGAAGCTCATCATCGAATTGAATGAAATTCATCACATAAATCATATTTTTTAATTGTCCGTTGACAATCTGGTTCACAATACGCATGGATTCGATGGAGTTATCCGTCACTTGCGACTTCACCGCATCCCGCGTCAAGAGATTGGAGACGTTCATGGAAACCAGCGATGGCAGAACGAGACAAATCAGAATCGTCAGTACCAATTTATTGCGAAGCGATAAGGTTCGAGTCCAATTCGGCACTGCTGCACACGCCTTTCTTTCGAATATAGCGGAATGAAAATAGGAAAAAGAGGAGCCTTAGGCCTCCTCTTTTCAGTATACCAATAATCGTTAACGATTACTTCGCATTGCTTTTACGGATATCTTCCAATTTGGTTTTCGCTGTCGTAATCGTTTTTTCCAAATCCTGCTTGCCTGTTAAGAACAGCTCCACTTGCGTTAAATAGTCTTTCTCTTGTTGAAGCGCGTAAGTTGGAGGCACAACCAGTTTCGTTGCTTTGTTCACTTTCAGTGTAGCCAGCAAGGAATCTTTATCAATCATAGCCACTTGATCTGGTTTGCCGCTTTTCAAGATCGCCTCTACGTTCTTGTTGATATCGGCTTTTTTCCAACCGGAGAAGAACAGACCTTGTGTTTGGATACCTTCTGTTGTGTACCATTTCACGAAATCATAAGCCGCTTGTTTGTTCTTGGAATTCGCAGCAACGCCCATGAAGTCAGCGCCAACTTCGGTTAACCCGTTTGTATCTTTGGCATCATATTTCGGATATGGCGCAAAGACGGTTTTGAACTTCGCGTTCAAAGCCAGCTCTCCAACCATCCAGTTGCCTGTTGCAAGCATCGCTGTTTTGCCACTGTAGAAGACGTCACGATATGCCATCTTTTGCGAAACAACTTCAAAGTAAGGAACGGATGTTTTGTCGACATTCTCCAATTTGTTGCGCAGATCCAAGGAGAAGCGCACTTTCGGATTGTCGATATTTTGCGTGCCATCGGATTTCACGAGATACGGGTTATCCATATCGTTGTTCAAAGCCAAGAGGGCGTAATCCTTCCAGTTATGGAAGTAGGAACCGTACGATTTGGCGGCGCCTTCACCCTTCGTCAACTTTTTAGCATATTCCGCATAGTCATTCCATGTCCAGTCCGTTGGCACCGGAAGCTTCGCTTCGTCCAATTTGTCCTTGTTCAGTAGAACGAACCATTCGATCATTTTACCTGGCAGCGCATAGTATTTCCCGTTTACAACCGGATCAATTTTATATTCATCTTTGACGACAATGTTATCTTTCTTCAAATACTCATCGAGCGGTTCCAAAATACCTGCGCCAACACGTTGAGCGAAATCGGATGCGCTGGAGTACATAACAACGTCCATTTGCTCGCCGGAAGCCGCCAACAAATCAAGCTTTTTCATGCCTTCTTGTGAATCGCCTTTTTCGGACATTCCTTCATATACAACTTTCACGTTCGGGTGTGTTTTATTGTAAGCTTCAACGGTAGCATTCCAGTTCCCTTGTGCTTCGGTGTACCAAGCTTGTACTTTAATTGTAACTGGTGCTTTATTAGGAGCTGCACTTGCTGCCGCGGTAGCTGTCCCGGCACCTTTATCTGTTGCAGCTGGCGTTTCTGACTTGCCGCAGCCTGCAAGCGCTGTACTGATGGCCAAGATACCACTTAGAACTAATAAACTCTTTTTCATAGGATCCCCTCCAAAGTTGTTATCGTTTTTATGAAAACCTTTACATCACGATCGTAACAAACCTGTATCCCGCAAACGAGGCACTATTTTGACCTCATCTGCACATTTTTTGACATCCTGCTGCAAGAAGTCAGAATCAACCTTTGACCCCGCCCATCGAAATACCTTCGATAACTTGCTTTTGACCAATGATGAAAATAATAAGCAAAGGAACGATAGCAGATACAGAAGCAGCCATAATGAGAGAGTAGAAATCACCGTTCAAATCTGCAAAAGAGCGAATCCCCAGCGGGAGTGTGAATAAATCCTTGGATCTTAAGAAGATCAGCGGATTCTGGTAATCGTTCCACGTCCAGATAAAACGTAGAATCGCATAAGTCGCAATCGCCGGACGAACAAGCGGTGTACAGATGGAGAAGAAAATTCTAATATGTCCAGCTCCATCTATTCTCGCTGATTCAATGAACTCTTCATGAATCCCCATATAGAATTGGCGCAGCATGAACGTTCCTAATACACTGAAAGATCCTAATAAAATTAAGCCAAAATGACTATCATACAGGCCGATCCAGCGAAACAGCAGGAATTGGGGAACAAGAATCGCTTGGCTCGGAATCATATAGATGGCAAGAACAACAATGAAGAGCACGTGACGGCCACGGAATTTGATTTTCGAAAACGCATAAGCCGCCATCGAGGAAAGAAGTACGGATAAAACCGTAGTTCCAACCGTAACTTTAATGGAATTCCAATAAAATAAAGCAAACTTCGTCTCTGTCCATACTTTGGTATAATTCTCAATCACATTCCAATGCTTAGGTATCCACTGAATCGGATATATAAACACATCGGCTTCCGGTTTCATAGAGGCTGAAAGCATCCACAGGAAGGGTGACATGAACAATATGCCAAGTAGGCACATTAGTATGGTTATAATTGTTTTTTTGGCAGCATGATTCTTATTCATCCGGTATTCCTCCTTACTTCTTAATAATTAACCCATCTCCGTTGTCCGATCCATTGCAGCAAGGTAACTAGCAGAACAAAAATCAACAGAACAACAGCCATCGCAGAAGCATAACCCGATTGAAGATTAACAAAAGCTGTCTCATATAGTCGGTAAACGACGACCGTCGTAGAATTCGCTGGCCCACCGCCGGTTAGTACCGAAATCACGTCGAATACTTTGAAAGTTCCAATGATGCCGGTAACAAGCAAGAAGAACGTTGTTGGCGAAAGCAATGGCACGGTGATACTGTAAAATTGCTTCCATTTTGAAGCGCCGTCAATATCAGCGGCCTCGTAGAGATCGTTCGGAATGGACTGAAGTCCAGCCATGAAAATAATCATGTTATAGCCAATTTGCACCCATACCATGAGTCCCATGACACAGTATAAGGCAAAGTCCGGATCAGCCAGCCATTTCGGCGGGTTGTCCATCCCCCAGGACATCAGGATTTGGTTAATCGGCCCATAGGTTGGGTGAAATAATACTTGAAATACAATCGCTACAGCAACAATGCTTGAGATATACGGTATGAAAAAAACAACCTTCAATAAATCTTTAAGATGAATCTTCTTGTCAATAATGACAGCCAAAGCGACTGAAATCGCCAGCGTCACGGGCACAACAACCATTAAAATCAGATTATTTTTTAAGGATAAGAGAAATACTGAATCATGGATAAGCTTGATAAAATTATCTAAACCCAGAAATTTCGTTTTCGAAAATCCGGCAACAAAATTCCAATCCGTAAAGCTGAGAAAAAAGGAAGCTATGATTGGAAACAGTGTGAATATAACCAAGCCCAGCACCATCGGACTGACGAAGGCGTAACCCATCAAATCCTCGCGTATTTGTCGCATCGAACTTTTCCGCTTCACTTTTACGGATGAAAGGGTGCCCGATTCTGTATGTGTTTTCGTAGCCATGAAATTCACCCCATGTCGTGTTTTCTCTAGTCTACCGTTGTACGCTAGTAATCGTAAGTCACAGAATTGACTCGTTTGAGTAATATTTTAACCTTGAGAAAGCAAAATATCCGACAGGTCCCTTGGACCAGCCGGATACTAGAGTTATTTATTCGCTTCGTGCACTTTCAGCAGCTTGCCTTTAATCGTCGTATTTCGCATGATTTTGAGCACCAATGGCCCTTTGCCATTCAAAATATCCACATACGAAACGTTGTCTTGAATCGTAATGATCCCGATATCCTCTGCCGATACGCCTTCGATTTTGGCAAGTGTGCCTACAAAGTCCACCGCTCTGATTTTCTTCTTTTTGCCGCCGTTAAAATAAAGCTTCATAATTCCTTTATTCAAATGATCGCTGCGATCCCTTTTGATCACAGGCGTAGCCTGCATCTTCCGATCAAAAGCGGCTTGTCCCTGTTCCACCGCCGCCGCGGATGGCGTATCTCTGCGCGGGATCTCGAAACCCAGATAGCCTTCGATCTCGGCTAGAAATTTATCTTCATTCGGCGTGACGAAGGTGATCGCTTTGCCGGTTTTGCCTGCTCGTCCGGTTCTACCGATCCGGTGAACGTAGCTTTCTTTTTCAAGCGGAATATCATAGTTGATGACATGGGTGATGTCTTCTACATCAATCCCCCGCGCCGCGACATCCGTGGCCACCAGGAAACGGAACTCGCCTCGTTTGAATGCATTCATCACAAGGAAACGATCATCCTGCATCATGCCGCCATGAATTTTATCACACGGATAGTCCAGTTGATCCAGCTGGCGGAATAAGTAGTCCACATGCTCCTGTGTCCGGCAGAAAATGATGCAATTGTCCGGATTCTCCACCACGAAGACATCCTTCAGCACATTAAATTTATCGCTCTCGCGTACGGTCAGCAGCGTATGTTCAATCTGAACCTTGGCTGCTTCTGGCGTTTGAATCTCAATATCGATCGGATTCTTCATATATTGATGGCACAGATTCTCTACATCCACTGGCAGTGTCGCCGAAAACAGCATCGTCATACGGTCTGTCGGCAGCTCATCAATAATCGCACCCACCTGCTCAATGAAGCCCATCCGCAGCATTTCATCCGCCTCATCAATAACCAGATATTTCAGCCGCTCCAGATCAAGCGTTCCTTTCTGAATATGATCAAGTACGCGCCCCGGTGTGCCCACGACCACATGACACTTCTGATGCAGTTCCAGCTTCTGCTTGGCAAAAGGCTGCTTCCCGTACAAAGCTACCGCCTTAATCCGCTTAAACCGTCCGATATTCGTGATATCCTGCTTCACCTGATCGGCCAGCTCTCTCGTCGGTGTCAGAATCAGCGCCTGCGGCCTGTTCTCCTCCCATTCCACCAACTCACAAATCGGAATGCCGAACGCCGCCGTCTTCCCGCTCCCCGTTCTCGACTTCACGGTAAGATCCTTCTCCTGAAGCGCGATCGGGATCACTTCGTTCTGCACATCCGTTGCCTTCTCGTACCCCAAACTATGAAGCGCCCGGACAATATCCTCACTTAACTTATAATCCGTAAACTGCCTTGTACTCACTGCAAAACTCCCCTTCTACTTGCCGTTCCTTCTATATTACTACATGTTGGCCTGCAGGCAAATGACGGCTGCCGCTCCCGCCCAACTAATCAGCTACTTTTCCTTGCAGCTACTCTCTGCGTTCTCCCAACCATCTTTCTAGCTCCACCACCAGTAGCAAGTCCACTCCAGAGGGAACATCGTTCCTCTATTTTGGCAAAAAACACGCTAAATGGACCTCAAACGGAACTTTGTTCCTCTATTTCGCTGTTTCGCCCCCGAAACGGGCGGATTCGCGCGAGATAGCGGATTGTAGTTCCGCATGGATGCGCACATCGGCCGATTTACCACATATAGCGGATCGTAGTTCCTTTAACTACCGACGGCTGCCGCTCCCGCCAAACTAATCAGCTACTTTTCCTTGCAGCTACTCTCCGTATTCTCCCAACCATCTATCTAACTCCACCACCAGTAGCAAATCCACTCCAGAGGGAACGTCGTTCCTCTATTTTGGCAAAAACCACGCTAAATGGACCTCAAACGGAACTCTGTTCCTCTATTTCGCTGTTTCGCCCCCGAAACGGGCGGATTCGCGCGAGATAGCGGATCGTAGTTCCGCATGGATACGCACATCGGCCGATAGCCACATTTAGCGGATCGTAGTTCCTTTAACTACCGACGGCTGCCGCTCCCGCCCAACTAATCAGCTACTTTTCCTTGCAGCTACTCTCCGTGTTCTCCCAACCATCTATCTAACTCCACCACCAGTAGCGCTTTCTATCCCCACAGGATCGTAGATCCGAGGCAGCATCCGAATCATTTTATCCCCAGAGAAATCACAGATATCTCTTGATCTGCTGATAAATTATAACATTGATTCAAATTATAATTGATGCTCAACCCCCGTATTTCTCTCTTTATGTTTTTACATATAATGCTTTCTTTCTCTTGTGTGGCATACATATCCCAAGAATTATCTTGGATTAGCTTAATTTCCTGTCTCGTTGCGACAAGTTCTACAGGCACGAACCCACCTTCGATGGTAGTATGAATGATGAAGAGCTGGTCACCTTTCTGACTATAAAATCTATCTATAAACTTTTCCATCCTGATAACTCTCATATATTTGTCATCCGGTATTACATGTCCATTGGATAGGGTTGAGTAAGTGTAACCAAGAACGACAAGTAAGATAAGAAACACACTTAATCTAAGCAAATTCCGTCTTATCCAGGTTTTCATCGTTTTCACGGTTTCCTCTTCTTTGAATCTGAGTCTCCTTTTTGCACGCTTCTTCCAATATCCGCAATAGCCATGACATATGGCTTGTTAGAAATAGTGGCACGCTCCTCTCCCTTACGGTTTGGCATTCAGACAACTCGCTATTCGCACTTTCGTTTCTTCCAATCGACCGCTATGGTTTGCAGCGCCAGTCGGCTCCACCCATGCAAAGCCATCCGTTTCATATCGCGGAAACACATGCATATGGTAGTGACCAAGATCATTAAATTTCCCACCGTTTTGGAGAATGGTGATCCCATCTGGCTGAAAGACTTCCTTTAAGACCTTTGACAATAATGCCGATACCGACATTACAGACATAGCCGTATGTTCATCCAACTCGTCCAAGTCGTGAAAATGCTTCTTGGGAAGGATGAGAAGATGCCCCTCATTTAGCGGAGCTATATCCAACAAACAAGCCAAATCATCATTTTCATAAACCATGTGTGCTGCCTCATGACCATTCGCTAATTTACATCCTAAACAATCCCCGCTCACAGCGCTCCCCCTCCCAAAATCAAAACTTGCCAGCATTCTCAAAGCGATGTATCCCAAAATCCGCTAAGCTCGAATTCAAAATAGCTTCCCGCAAAGGATGCAGGCTCGGTGTGAAACGAATCTCTACATCTAATGCGATGATTCTCTCTATTAAGTTCGTAAGTGGATCCATCCGTATGGGGTCAACTGCTTTTTCAGAAATATAATAACCTGCCGTTTCATCAAATATAGCGAAGCTGTCCCCCGGAAGCGTATAGCGGTAGATGGTTGCGTCACGAATCGCTTGGTACCAATGTGCTTCAACCGTCATGATGATTTCCGCGGGGCTTGCGCCAAAAAATCGAGCGTGATCTGCTTCACTTAATCCTTCGGACCTGCGATACACAATTCTTGGGCAGTCTCTGGGCACATAGAAGGTAAATTCATGCTCTTGATCAATGGCCCAAACCACCGGAGGCATATCTGTTCGATTGGATTTCACTCTTGGCTCAAAATGTATAATC
Above is a genomic segment from Paenibacillus sp. HWE-109 containing:
- a CDS encoding DEAD/DEAH box helicase: MSTRQFTDYKLSEDIVRALHSLGYEKATDVQNEVIPIALQEKDLTVKSRTGSGKTAAFGIPICELVEWEENRPQALILTPTRELADQVKQDITNIGRFKRIKAVALYGKQPFAKQKLELHQKCHVVVGTPGRVLDHIQKGTLDLERLKYLVIDEADEMLRMGFIEQVGAIIDELPTDRMTMLFSATLPVDVENLCHQYMKNPIDIEIQTPEAAKVQIEHTLLTVRESDKFNVLKDVFVVENPDNCIIFCRTQEHVDYLFRQLDQLDYPCDKIHGGMMQDDRFLVMNAFKRGEFRFLVATDVAARGIDVEDITHVINYDIPLEKESYVHRIGRTGRAGKTGKAITFVTPNEDKFLAEIEGYLGFEIPRRDTPSAAAVEQGQAAFDRKMQATPVIKRDRSDHLNKGIMKLYFNGGKKKKIRAVDFVGTLAKIEGVSAEDIGIITIQDNVSYVDILNGKGPLVLKIMRNTTIKGKLLKVHEANK
- a CDS encoding HIT family protein, giving the protein MVYENDDLACLLDIAPLNEGHLLILPKKHFHDLDELDEHTAMSVMSVSALLSKVLKEVFQPDGITILQNGGKFNDLGHYHMHVFPRYETDGFAWVEPTGAANHSGRLEETKVRIASCLNAKP
- a CDS encoding DUF6886 family protein, which encodes MELFHFSEDSTIIHFEPRVKSNRTDMPPVVWAIDQEHEFTFYVPRDCPRIVYRRSEGLSEADHARFFGASPAEIIMTVEAHWYQAIRDATIYRYTLPGDSFAIFDETAGYYISEKAVDPIRMDPLTNLIERIIALDVEIRFTPSLHPLREAILNSSLADFGIHRFENAGKF